The following are encoded in a window of Providencia rettgeri genomic DNA:
- a CDS encoding ABC transporter permease has protein sequence MQNNNVISPIIINSKKISGLWFHKLVLISVASLLALPIIATFLYSIASSWGATVLPDALSIKWYLQLWQDPRFLMAFGRSLIICFGTLLISTLVILPMTFAVFYRFPKLKGVMDLLIILPFAIPPVVSSVGLLQIFADEPLMLVGTPWILIGTYFTITLPFMYRALANSFQGINLHDLMDAAHLLGATTFKAFLMIVLPNIRKGMLVSLLISFSFLMGEFVFANILVGTRYETLQIYLFNMRQTSGHFTSALVMSYFLFTLLLTWLAMHLNRAGDE, from the coding sequence ATGCAAAATAACAATGTGATCAGCCCAATCATAATCAATAGCAAAAAAATCTCAGGGTTATGGTTTCATAAATTAGTGTTAATTAGCGTAGCCAGCCTATTAGCCTTACCTATTATTGCCACATTTTTATATTCTATCGCCAGTTCTTGGGGAGCAACCGTGTTGCCGGATGCCTTATCCATAAAGTGGTATCTGCAATTATGGCAAGACCCACGGTTTTTAATGGCATTTGGTCGCTCTTTAATCATCTGCTTCGGCACGCTGTTAATCAGTACCTTAGTTATTTTGCCGATGACATTTGCGGTTTTTTACCGTTTTCCCAAACTCAAAGGGGTGATGGATTTATTGATTATTTTACCCTTTGCGATCCCGCCAGTTGTCTCATCAGTTGGCTTACTGCAAATTTTTGCAGATGAACCATTAATGTTAGTGGGAACGCCGTGGATCTTAATTGGTACCTACTTCACCATCACATTGCCGTTTATGTATCGCGCCCTCGCTAACAGTTTTCAAGGGATAAATTTACATGACTTGATGGATGCAGCTCATTTGCTTGGCGCAACTACCTTCAAAGCTTTCCTAATGATTGTATTGCCAAATATTCGTAAAGGCATGTTGGTTTCATTATTAATTTCATTTTCATTTTTAATGGGTGAGTTTGTATTTGCCAATATCCTAGTCGGTACACGTTATGAAACCCTGCAAATCTACTTATTTAATATGCGCCAAACCAGTGGGCACTTTACTTCCGCACTGGTGATGTCTTACTTCTTATTTACGTTATTGCTGACATGGTTAGCCATGCACTTAAATCGTGCGGGAGATGAATGA
- a CDS encoding ABC transporter permease: protein MADLTAPYEQAQPQLGKIAMLKKTFARFHWRAALLLLPFFVLFGLFQIAPMIWVFINSFIYEETWSLGNYLEVFTNDFYLQAFENTLWLSLICSVLGLFIASVTAFSIYKMQGKVRRMMISFTTMASNFSGVPLAFAFIIILGFNGAITLQLKAWGIIEDFNIYSASGLMLLYVYFQIPLGVLLLYPAFDALKPEWEDAAKTMGASKLTYWLKVAIPVLSPALLGTFIILIANAMGAYASTYALTSGNYNLVTIRIASLVSGDLFLEPNMAAALSVLLIAILGFITGIHHWLIKGSYHAK, encoded by the coding sequence ATGGCTGACCTAACTGCCCCCTATGAACAAGCCCAACCACAACTCGGGAAAATCGCCATGTTAAAGAAAACCTTTGCCCGTTTTCATTGGCGCGCTGCATTATTATTGCTGCCGTTTTTTGTGCTATTTGGCTTATTTCAAATCGCCCCGATGATCTGGGTGTTTATCAACAGTTTTATTTATGAAGAAACATGGTCCCTTGGTAATTACCTTGAAGTTTTTACCAATGATTTTTACCTGCAAGCCTTTGAAAATACTCTATGGCTATCCCTTATTTGTAGCGTACTCGGTTTGTTTATCGCTAGCGTTACCGCTTTTTCTATCTATAAGATGCAAGGTAAAGTGCGCCGGATGATGATCTCTTTCACCACCATGGCGAGTAACTTTAGCGGCGTTCCATTGGCGTTCGCATTTATCATTATTTTAGGCTTTAATGGCGCGATCACCTTGCAGCTCAAAGCATGGGGAATTATCGAAGATTTTAATATCTATAGCGCAAGCGGCTTAATGCTATTGTATGTCTATTTCCAAATACCATTAGGCGTTTTATTACTCTACCCCGCCTTTGATGCCCTAAAACCTGAGTGGGAAGATGCCGCAAAAACCATGGGCGCCAGTAAATTAACCTATTGGTTAAAAGTCGCTATTCCTGTGCTTTCCCCCGCTTTACTTGGCACATTTATTATCCTTATTGCCAATGCGATGGGGGCATACGCCAGTACCTATGCGCTAACTAGCGGCAATTACAACCTTGTAACCATCCGTATTGCCAGTTTAGTTTCCGGTGATTTGTTCCTAGAACCCAACATGGCGGCTGCGTTATCCGTCCTGCTTATCGCTATCTTAGGGTTTATCACTGGCATCCATCATTGGTTAATCAAGGGGAGCTATCATGCAAAATAA